Genomic window (Hyalangium gracile):
GGCCCGACGTGGCGTTGATGGACATCCGCCTGCGGGGAGACATGGACGGCATCGACGCGGCGAGGCGGATCCACCAGCGGCTCTCCATCCCCATCGTGTTCCTCACTGCCTACGCCGACGAGGCGACGCTCGCGCGGGCCCAGCTCGCCACCCCCTTCGGCTACATCCTGAAGCCCTTTGACGAGCGGGATCTGCACGTCTCCCTGGTCATGGCGATGTGCAGACACAAGGCCTATGCCGAGGTCGAGGAGCGCGTCCGGGAGCGCACCCAGGAGCTGGCGCGCAGTGAGGAGCGCTTCCGGCTCCTGGTGAACTCCGTGAAGGATTACGCCATCGTCATGCTCGATCCCGAGGGCCACATCACCAGCTGGAACGCGGGTGCCGCGAGCATGACAGGCCATGCCTCCGAGGAGATCCTCGGGCAGCCCCTGTCCAGCTTCTATCCCAAGGAGGAGCGCCAGCGGGGCCAGCCGGCGAAGGGGCTGGAGGAGGCGGCCCGAGAGGGGCGCTTCGAGCAGCAGGGGTGGCGTCAGCGCAAGGATGGCTCCACCTTCTGGGCGCATCTCATCCTCACCGCCGTTCGGGATGAGCAGGGCCAGCTGCGCGGCTTCGCCGCGGTGACACGGGACCTCACGGAGCAGAAGAGAGCCGAGGAGGAGCGCGCCGACCTGCGCGCGCGCGAGCAGGAGGCCCGCCTCCGGGCCGACCTGGAGCGTGCGCGCCTCTACTCCGTGGTGATGAACATCCCCGCGAGCATCTCCATCGTCCGCGGCCCCCACCACGTCTATGAGCTGTCCAATCCCACCAACAAGCACCTGCTGGGCAGAGACCCGGTAGGGCAACGGCTGGTGGACCTGCTCCCCACCTCGCGCGAGCGCGGCCTGGTTCAACTGATGGACCGGGCGTACGAGCAGGGAGAGACCATCGCCAAGACCGAGTTCGCGATTCAAGTCCCCCTGCCGGAAGGAGGCCAGGAGGAGCGCTTCGTGAACTTCGTCTGCCAGCCGCTGCGAGGCCCTGATGGCCAGCCCGAGGCCGTCTTCACATTCACGGTCGATGTGACGGACGAGGTGAGGACACGGCGCAAGCTGGAGGACCTCGCCCGGGAGCGCGAGCGGCTGGTCGCCGAACTCCGGGAGGCGATCCGGGTCCGCGACGAGTTCCTCTCCATCGCCGCGCATGAGCTGAAGACGCCGCTGACCGCGATGGAGCTGCAGCTCTCCCTGCTGGATCGGACCGCCACCGGTGTGTTGCAGGGGACGGCCTCCGCCGCGGAGAAGCTCGTGACGAAGATCCAGCAGATCGCGCGGCAGGTGGAGCGCCTCACCGGGCTGACCGCCAACCTGCTGGATGTCTCACGGGCGGTCGCCGGCCGCCTGATGATCGCTCCCGAGGACACCGACTTCGGCTCCGTGATCGAGGATGTGTTGGACAAGTTCCTGGAGCAGGCGGAGCGCGCGGACTGCGAGCTCCGGGTGGACCTCGAGCCGGGCTGCGTGGGGCACTGGGATCGCCTCCGCCTGGACCAGATCGTGACGAACCTGCTCTCCAACGCCATCAAATACGGCGCGGGAACGCCCGTGGAGCTCCGCCTCCGCTCCCAGGGCGACAGCGCCATGCTGACCGTCAAGGACTTCGGCATTGGAATCGCCATCGAGGACCAGACCCGCGTCTTCGAGCGCTTCGAGCGCGCAGTGTCCTCGCGCCACTTCGGCGGGCTCGGGCTCGGGCTCTGGATCGTCAGGCAGGTCGTCACGGCCATGGGAGGAGCCATCACCGTGAAGAGCGAGCCTGGGAGCGGCTCGGAGTTCACCGTGGTGCTGCCCAAGATGCCCCCCGTCCAGCCCCAGGCAGCGGCCGGTGGCCAGGCAAGTTAGCGCCTGGCCTCGAGTTCAGAGCGGGTTCGCGACCGCGACGCTCGGGCAGCCCCACGGCGCAGGTGGCGCCTGGAGGCTACGGCTGGAAGTAGAAGGAAGTCACCGAGCGCGAGGTGTCCGCCTGAAAGGTGGAGTAGGTCGCCGGGTGGGCTCGGAGGTGGAGCAACCCCCTCTCGGAAGTGGTGAAGCCAGCGCTCATGCTGCAGACGCGCAGGTTCGGGTCCGAGGTCAACTGGCACGGAAGCGTGCGCCCAAGGTTGTATTGGATGAACTCGGAGAGCCTCGTCACGTTGTCGCCCTTGTAGAGGCGGACCGAGAGCGCACGGTCCGTGCCATCCCAGCTACTGGGCACGGTGAACACCATCATCGTCTGCGAGCTCTTCAAGTCCAGCGTCTGGGCCGTCTCCGGGGTGTACCACTTGGGAGTGTGGCTGTTCAGGAAAGGCGTGAAGGTGGTCGTCGTCCAGGCGGAGACCGCATTGGTGGCGGCGTCGCGGGTGCGAACCCGCCAGGTCCACGGCGCGCTCCCCAGCGGCAGTCGCACGGGGAAGGACTGAGAGAAGTAGGTGAAGCAAGTCCCAGGGCTGTCCGAGGAGGTGCAGCTGTTGCTCTCTTGCATCTGGAGGACGCCGCTGGAATCGAGCACCTGGATTTCAAAAGTGAAGAAGCTGGCGGGGTAGTTGGGATTGGGGGGCGGCATCCAGCGGAAGCGAGGGTAGTAGTCCGCGGCGCGCTCCCCCTCCACGGGCGAGGTCTGGACCGGCATGGGAATGCCTCCCGGTGTGCACGTGGTGGTGCAGCGGAAGGTGTCGTCCGCGGGCGTGGCCGTGTCCTTGCCGGAGACCTGCTCCCATCTGCCACTGTCCTGGGTGGTGAGGTTGGTGTCCGGGTCCATGATGCGCGCGGTGTCCGCCAGGGGCGTCTTGGCCGAGTGCGACTTGCGGCCGGTGCCGAAGCACGTGCCGGTGGAGTCTGCCGTGCACTCATTGGGGGCGGCGAAGGCGAACGACCAGAAGTACAGCTTGGGGGCGGCCACATGCCGGCCCGCCACGTCTGTCCACTCCAGGAAGTCTGGGAAGTAGGTGGTGCGTCCGATGAGGGGGATCATCGCGTCGTTGGCGTCTCCGCCCAGATCGTTGACGCCCGACGTCTTCGTCCACTCGAACACCACGCCCTTGGACTTCAGAAAGGAGACGTGCTCGCGGATCGCCTCGGTCGTGTACCGGTTGTTGAAGTAGGGCTTGATGGGGAGCCGGCTCCAGTAGGGGTCCAGCAGCGCCACGCGCTTGGGCTTGCGGCTGGCGGCCAGCGACGTGTCGTCGTACGCCAGCCGCGTCATGCCAAGGGCCATCTGGTTGCCCAGGGAGTGGCCCACGATCCGGATCTCCGGACCGGCATACTTCGAGAGCGCGGCCTTGTAGGCGGTGTAGAAGAGCTGACGGGCGGGCGCCGGAGCCTGGCTCGCGGTGTTGAACGTCCCATCACACTTGCGCCAGCGCAGGCGGTAGTCGTTGGCCGTCGTGGCGAAGTTGTTCGTCCAGATCTTGGCCTCCGGGCCGATGGGCGTCGGCAGCACATCGTCGTCATCCGCCAGCTGCGTCCAGTGGAAGATGCCCACGTTGTAGCCGGCATCCACCCAGGCATTGGCGACGTTGACGTTGCCCACGTCCCAGAAGAACTCCTCGCGGCCATTGGAGGTATTCGTCCCCGCCACGAGGTTGTCTTTGACCGTGCCCTTCTGCCAGCCGTGCACGTAGATGACCGTGGGCTTCGTCTTCGAGTAGTAGCCCGAGATATCTCGCCCGTCCGTATAGGCCTTCTTGGAGGTGTTGTTCTTGCCGTACCAGTACAGGCCATAGTCCAGGGAGTTGCAGTCGTAGGGCTTCGCGCTGCCGCCTTGGGCGACGACGGCCGACTGCAAGGTGGCGAGCTCGTCCTCACTCAGCACGGTGGGGGCCTGCTCGCCGAACTGCTCCTCGCTCCCCCACTCGGGTGGACCACACGCAATACTCAGAGCCACCGCGGGGACCAGCACATACAGGGCCGTTCTCATCTTCTCTCCTGGGAAGCGAGGAAGTCCGTTCTCCAAGCAAGGCTGAAGCCATTACCAAGTGGCTGAATCCATTGATGTAGGCTGCACCCGTTCGTCAGCGGTGGAGCGCGCCCGCGCACTCCACGTGTCCCAGCGTCGGGACACCTCTGGCGGTCGCGGGATGCTTGCGTTCGCCGCTCCCGGGGGCCGCATCCAGAAGTCACACGCGCGCTTCACACCTTTTTGGGGGTGCGTCTGTCTGTGCGGAGGACGTCACGGTCCTTCGAACTTCCTTCCCAGAAGAGGCCCCCTCATGAAGACGCACGCTCTGAAGCACCGCGGTGCCCCCCCGAAGTGGTCCGCCCGCATGATCGCCGGCGCGGCACTCCTGCTGCTCCCCGCGGCGACCTGGGCGGCGGAGGACGCGTGGGTCCCGGACCACGCCCACGCCACCTTCTTCCGCAACAACACCCTGCAGGACTTCACCGTCCAGGCCATGAGCCAGGTGAGCACGACCTCGGGGTGCTTCGTCGCCCCCGAGGACTACAAGTTCACCAACGGCACCCAGAACGTGCCTGTCGGCGCGGGCCGCGTCACGGAGGTGCTCAACATCGATGACACGGATCACTGCCTGGAGAGCGGCGATGTCTGGCGCTTCGTCCTCGCCATGAATGGATGCCCCACCACCCACGAGTTCCGGGTCCGCGGAGACGGCGCCCTCTCCGTGCGCGGCATCCCGTTCGTGACCTCGCCCCTCCTCACGTCGCTCGACTTCTGCGGAACCCTGGTGCCGACCCGGCTGTTCGCCCGGGGCTCCTACTACGAGTCCGGCGTCTACATCACGCTCGGCGTGGACCCGTACTCCGGCCTGGGGCCCACGCGCCAGCCCAGCGATCCCGACCAGCTCACGGTGACCAGCTACAACACGTACCTCGGCACCGCGTCCAAACCCGAGCGCTGCGAGCGCGCCGATGCCATGGCCCGGGTCCTCCCGCAGCTGGACACCGATGTGCTCGTCCTCGAGGAGATGAACCTGCGCGAGGCCGACTGCTTCGACGGCGTGGAGCTCGCCGCGTACCTCTGGACCGGCGACATGACTTCCACCAATGACGACCACATCGAGAACGACAGCTACGCGCGCTCCACCAGCGGGAGCGGCACCAGCCCCAATGGAGACGACAAGTATGGGCCCGCCAACGGCGCCTTCCCCTACATCAGCCAGTTCGTGAGTGGCATCCCCGTCAACGGGTTCGAGTTCGAGACGGGCGGCGTCGTCATCCTGAGCAAGTACCCCGTGACCATGATCGCCAACCGCACCTATGGCGACCGAAGCACCCCCGAGCAGAAGGGCTTCATCGTCGCCCGGATCCACAAGAGCGTGCTGGGGGCGGGCGCGCGGGACTACTACATCGTCGCCACTCACACGGATTCCGACGCGGATTACCGGCAGCCGCAGATCTGGGAGCTGTCGACCCAGCTGTCCCAGCTGGTCGCGAACCAGAGGATTCCGGCGGGCGCCCGGGTGATCCTCGCGGGAGACCTCAACACGACCGCCAAACAGGGTGAGCTCAGCCCGCTGGCCGTGGACGTCCAGTACTCCCCGGGCCCCGGCACCGAGAGCTACGGCCAGCAGACGCTGGCCAGTTACTACCCGTACAGCCGTGACTCGCGCGTGAACTTCTATCACAACACCGGCAGCACCGGGACCATCGACTGGGTGCTGCCCATGAGCGTTCCCACCGGGGGCTACGACTTCGCCGACCCCCGCTCCTTCAGCTGGCACGTGTTCCCGATTCGCGAGACCCGCTTCAAGTTCGCCGAGCTGTCCGATCACTTCGCCGTGACGGGTCGGTTCACGTACTGAAGCCGAAGCCCGGGAGGCTCCCCGCGAACAGCTTCCTGGGCTCCAGTTGCGCCGGGGCGGAGCCGTCATGGTGGAGGCTCCTCGACCTCGAGGTCCTTCATCCGCACCTCGATCAGCGCGCGTTGCTTGCCCCCCGTCGGCGGGGGCCGGCACGCGCCGCTGGCGGCGGGGTCTTGATGAAATCCACGAAGGCGCGCAGCGGTGTCGGAAGGTAGCGACGACCGGGGTAGTAGAGGAAGGGCCCGGAGAAGCTCAGCCACCACGGCTGGAGCACGGGCACCAGCTCTCCTCGGTCCAGGAAGGGCCGCAGCCAGTCCTCGAACAAGTAGATGATCCCGCAGCCTGCCACCGCGGCATGCACGGCGAAGTCCGTGGCACCTCCGAAACCGGCGACGAGCGGTCCTTTCGGCTCGACGTGGACCGTCTCTCCGCTCCGCTCGAACTCCCAGGCGTGCAGCGGGCCATTCGAGAAGCGCCACGCCAGGCAGTCGTGTTCGAGCAGCTCGCGGGGATGCGTCGGCTGGCCACGGCGAGCGAGGTAGGCGGGTGACGCGGCGGCGGCGTAGCGCTGGACGCGCGGGCCGATGGGCACCGCGACCATGTCCTTTTCGAGGGACTGGCCATAGCGGACGCCGGCGTCGAAGCCCTCCGCGACCACATCGATGCGACGCTCATCGGCGACGACTTCGACACGGATGTCGGGATACTTCGCGAGGAACGGAGGCACGATGCGCGGCAGCACGAGCTTTGCGACCGCGGTCGGAACGTTGAGCTTCAGACGACCCGCGGGGCGATCGCGGAAGTCGTTGACCCCATCGAGCGCGGCGCGCACCTCGCCGAGCGCCGGGGAGATCCGCTCGAGCAGGCGCTTTCCCGCGTCGGTGGGGGTGACGCTGCGGGTGGTGCGATGGAGCAGCCGAACCCCGAGCCGCGCTTCGAGTCGGCGGATGGCGTCACCCAGGCGTGAGGCGCTCGTACCGGCCGCACGGGCGGCGCTGCGAAAGCCGCCCTCACGGGCGACCGTCAAGAACGCGGTGAGGTCGTTCAGGTCATCCATCGATTGTGCAGATTAGCGCACAGCCCGTGCGGACTGTGATGGCTTCTCGCGCAGCGGTGGCCTCGCATATTTCGGGGGGCAACCCGTTCGAAGGAGGACCTCATGACCACCACCCCCCTCGCAGGCAGCTACCCTCTCGGTTCGTTCTCGGTTCGTCGCGTCGGCTACGGCGCCATGCAGCTCGCCGGTCCCGGCGTCTTCGGTCCGCCCAGGGATCGCAGGGCCGCAGTTGCCGTGCTGCGAGAGGCCATCGCTCGGGGAGTCGACCATGTCGACACCAGCGACCTCTACGGACCTCACGTCACGAACCAGATCATCCGCGAGGCGCTGCATCCGTATCGCGACGGCCTGGTCATCGCTACGAAGGTCGGCATGGTGCGCGGTCCTGCGGGCTCGTGGGAGCCTGCGTTCTCCGCGGCCGACATCGAGGTTCAGGTTCACGACAACCTGCGCAACCTCGGTGTGGACGTGCTCGACGTCGTGAACTTTCGTGCGAGCTTCAGCGCCACGGGCCCGGCCGAAGGCTCCATCGAAGCGCCCCTCAACGCGCTCGCGGAGCTTCAGCGTCGCGGCCTCGTGCGGCACATCGGGCTCTCCAACGTCACGCCGACACAGGTCGCGGAGGGGCGGAAGCTCGTCGAGATCGTCTGCGTACAGAACCACTACAACCTGACGCATCGCCACGACGACGCGCTGATCGACGAACTCGCCGCGAGCGGCATCGCCTACGTGCCGTTCTTTCCGCTCGGCGGGTTCACGGCGCTGCAGTCCAGCGCGCTCGACGCGGTGGCCGCGCGCCTGGGCGCGACGCCGAAGCAAGTTGCGCTCGCGTGGCTCTTGCGTCGCTCGCCGAACGTGCTGCTCATCCCCGGAACCTCGTCGCTCGCGCACCTCGAGGAGAACCTCGCGAGCGCCTCGCTGGTGCTGGGCGCTGAAGACGTGGCGACGCTGAACCGTGTCACCGCGCACACCTGACGGCCGTGCGTTCGCCGCGGGACGACGCGTGGCAGTCGAGAAGTCCTGCCCATGCACATCAGGCGCTCAGCCAGATGAGTGAGCAGCGTCCCGTCCTCGTCCACCCAGGGCTGCCGACAGGCGGGGAGAGGCTACCTTTTGTCGAGGTGAGGACCATGGAAGGTGTGGCCAGCGGCCTGACAGGCAAGGAAGCCCTCGGCTCGGACAGAGGCACAAGCGAAACACGCAAGGAGCGGCCTGACGGAGCTGGGCGGTGGAAGGGCATCCTTGGCAGGTTGAGACGGGAGTGGAAGCGCAACAAGCTGAGTGACGCGGCGGCCGCTCTCACGTTCTACGGCGTCCTCGCCTTCTTTCCCTTCCTGCTCATCATCGTCGCCCTGGCGGGCCTGGTCATCCAACCCGCGCAGGTGCAAGCGCTCGTCGGTGAGCTGGGGCGCGCGGCCCCCCAGGCATTCAGCCAGCTCCCCTCCGAGCAGCTCGCGGAGCTCACCTCCGGGCCCCGCAGGGGGCTGCTCACGTTCAGCGCATTGGCCGCGGTGTGGTCGGCGACCGCTGGCGTGGTGAATCTCATGAAGGCCCTCAACACCGCCTACGGTGTGACGGAGGGCCGTCCGCGCTGGAAGGTCTACGGGTTGGCGCTCGGGATGGTGCTGATGGGAGTCGTCCTGGCGCTGCTCGCGGGGCTCGTCGCGGTGGCCGCGCCAGCGCTTGCGACCCGGCTCGGACACCCCTGGACGATGCTCGCTGGCTGGCTGAGGTTGCCCCTCGCGGCGCTGCTGATGATGATCCTCTGGGGAACTCTCTACTCCGTACTCCCGGATACTCGGCGGAGGGCCAGGTTCATCATTCCCGGCTCCGTGGTGGGAGTGCTCGTCTGGCTGGCCGCTTCGCTGGGCTTCTCCGCCTATGTCTCGCACGTCAGCACGTTCGGCATCACCTATGGAGCCTTGGGAGGCATCGTCGTCCTGCTGCTGTGGATGTGGATCTCCTCGCTCGCGCTGATGCTGGGCGCCGAACTCAACGCCGTCCTCGCTAGCCAGCGCTCGGAAGACAAGAGCTGAGCCCACCTCGGTTCGGGGCAGGCGCCGCACCTGCTGACCCTGGTGGCCCGAGGCTCGAGCTACTTCATACGGCTCGCCAATCGGAAGGGTCTAGGACGAGCTCGGAGGGCTGCCGCCGCCTTCGTTGTCCCAGCCGTCCTCCCTCTGGCCCGAGCTCTGCCATGCGGCCGCAGCGTCCTCATGGGGCGGCAGAGGCGAGCTGCTCCAACTGCCGAAGTCTAGAAGCCGAAGGGTGCGCTCCTCGTCGCTCAAGTCGTAGGTCATCCACTGGCCGCCTACGAACACGCGATGCTTTCCCGGTGAGATGTCGGTGACCTCCAGCCAGTGCGGGAGCACAGGAGGGGAATGAAATGCGTCCTGGGCCGCCTTGGACAACGTATCCAGCCGAGACTCGAGTGAAAGGCGCTCCTCGGGAGAAAGCTGGCGGTAGGCCTTCGCAAGCTCCGGCGGGATGATGACGTGATAGGAAGAAGACATCATGGTGTACCTTGGCTTCCCCCATGCTCGACGCGTGGAAGGTCACCGCTGAAGGGGAACCTTTTAAAGATAGTCACGGCCGGGCGAGACCCCAGTGCCCTATGGAGGAGGCAAGCGGGCGCTTGGATGATGTCACTGGCGCGCCCGCCAGAGGCGGCACATGCACCGTGGAGCCCCGCGCGGCCAGGCTGACCTGCTGGGCCAATGGGTACGTGTCGGTCACGTAGTAGCCATAGGGGCCGAATTTGTCCGTCCCGTTGCAGATGTCGAGGTCTCCCGCGACTGTGAATTGTTGGAAATGCTGGCCTCTTCGGAGCTGCACAGAAGCGAGCGCTCTCCGGATTCAGTAGTACACGCCGTCCAGTTTCTCGATGACGGCCCGGATGGCTTCCGGGGTGGTGTCATACCGCTTCGCGAGTTCCGGAGCTGAGTAAGTCACGGCCACCATCGGAACCGGGCTCTCCGCGAAGCCCTGCACCACGACAGGCCCGATCCTCGAGGGCCAGGACAGGGCGCTCAGCTCGCGCCCCCTGCTCACGGGGTCGAAGATGGTAAAGCAAGGCCACCGCGGGAGACGTAAGCTGTTGACATCGCACGCGAGGAAGCGACATCCGTGCAATCGCGCCTCGGAGAAATCACAATCCACAATGCTTCCCTTGCCAGGAGCATATGGCAATTCCCCAAAATCATTCCCGATCAAGTGGCCCTTGAAACGGCAGCCCTGCAAGTGGGCTGTCTCCCAGCGGAAGTCTCTGAGTGGTTTCTTGAAGATGAACGTGCAGTCGATGAATCGCGCTTGGGGAATGACCAGGTCGCGCGAGGCCATCCCCAGCACGAGCGTGCAGTCACTGAGCGTCAAGTCGGGCCCTAGAAACAGAATGACCTTGGAGCCGAATTCAAGCTCCTCCTGAACGAGCGTCATGTGTTCGAGGTTGACTTGAGTCAATTTGCCGTCCTCCCACTTCAGAACGGGATCATTCGAAAGAAGCTCTGCGCCAGGCGACGCCCGTGCAGCTCCAGGTTCGACCTGGTTCCGGAGAGCACCTCATACTGAATGCCAGTGGCAGGGTCAACCGCATCAACTCCCTTGTCGTTCCAGCGCAACTGGTTGAACTCTCTTCTCAGCATCTTCTCCACCCATTGCCCCCGAAACATGCGCTCTGTGATACGAGCCTTCAGGTAATTCCCAGTCGCTCTGGCGTTGCGAATCGCTTGCGCTTGCTGCTCTGTGAATTTGTCAGGACCCCATTGATTGCGATAGCGCACCGCCGATTCCACCAAGCGGTCCCCTACGGGATCACTGAGGGGAATCTCGTTGCTGGATTGTCCAGGTCGCAGGTGCCAGCGCTGGCCGTTCTCCAAGAAGACCTGCTGGTTACCTCCTCGGTGACGGATGAGGGTGGTGACACTCGCCCGCGCCGCCGCGGTCTCTCCCGCCGCAACCGCCCCGCTGCTCCCGGGACGACGAACCATGAGGGTGAAGGTCTGCTCCTCTGCGGCTGCTACCGCCTCCACCTCGGCCGCCGCGGCCAGCCTCAGCCCCCGCGCCTCGGCCCACGCCGCCGCGCGCTCGAAGCCAGGCAGCTTCGGTAGCTTCGCGGCGAACCTCGCCGCCCCGCCCGAAAGCACTGTCGTCACCAGCAGCACCAACACCCGCGCCGTGTTCTCTCCCATCACCTTGCGGAATCGCTCGCTGGCCTGCTCTATCTGCGCGTAGGAGGTGGCTCGATCCACCTCCTGCACCAGCGCGCCCCACCCATCCATCAGGCTCCAGACCGCCTGCACTGGCAGCCACGCCAGCAGCGCCACCGTCAAGCTCGCGGCCAGCACCTTGCTCACCGGCTCGGGCAGCAGCCATAGCAACAGGTAGAAGCACCCGGTCCACACCACCATCGACACCAGCACCGCGGGCGACACCATGTCCTTGAGCGAGGCCCGCGTCTCCTGCAGTACGCCTCTCAGCGCGAGCGCCAGCCCCAGGGTGCGCAGGTCTTCACGCGTCAGCGTAGGCCCGTCAGTGTAGAGCCCGAGGCAATCTCCCCCTCCGTAGTCCCTCTGACACATCCGCTGGTAGCCGCGCCCGAGCTCCGCCACCGAGGCCGCCTCCAGCGGGCTGTCATCCTCCAGGGGCATCAGCCGCACCACCCGCTGTCCCTCCAGGTCGGCTCGCAGGTTCGCGCGTAGCTCTCCCTCCATGAGCCAGCGCCCCAGTTCCTGGGGATCCGTGGAGGGCGCAATCTCCGAAGCCAGCATCCTCATGGCTCGCTGGAAGTCCTGCTGGGGCACCACCACTGGCTCAGGCTGGCCCGTGTCCTGGCTGATCACCCGCACCTCGTAGCGTGCGGCGGCCGGTGTCGATTCGGAGAATTCCC
Coding sequences:
- a CDS encoding aldo/keto reductase family oxidoreductase, translating into MTTTPLAGSYPLGSFSVRRVGYGAMQLAGPGVFGPPRDRRAAVAVLREAIARGVDHVDTSDLYGPHVTNQIIREALHPYRDGLVIATKVGMVRGPAGSWEPAFSAADIEVQVHDNLRNLGVDVLDVVNFRASFSATGPAEGSIEAPLNALAELQRRGLVRHIGLSNVTPTQVAEGRKLVEIVCVQNHYNLTHRHDDALIDELAASGIAYVPFFPLGGFTALQSSALDAVAARLGATPKQVALAWLLRRSPNVLLIPGTSSLAHLEENLASASLVLGAEDVATLNRVTAHT
- a CDS encoding hybrid sensor histidine kinase/response regulator, whose amino-acid sequence is MNPLQPDLPNVTGARVLIVEDESIIAKDIELSLKSLGYQVCGIADTGLGAIEKAEETRPDVALMDIRLRGDMDGIDAARRIHQRLSIPIVFLTAYADEATLARAQLATPFGYILKPFDERDLHVSLVMAMCRHKAYAEVEERVRERTQELARSEERFRLLVNSVKDYAIVMLDPEGHITSWNAGAASMTGHASEEILGQPLSSFYPKEERQRGQPAKGLEEAAREGRFEQQGWRQRKDGSTFWAHLILTAVRDEQGQLRGFAAVTRDLTEQKRAEEERADLRAREQEARLRADLERARLYSVVMNIPASISIVRGPHHVYELSNPTNKHLLGRDPVGQRLVDLLPTSRERGLVQLMDRAYEQGETIAKTEFAIQVPLPEGGQEERFVNFVCQPLRGPDGQPEAVFTFTVDVTDEVRTRRKLEDLARERERLVAELREAIRVRDEFLSIAAHELKTPLTAMELQLSLLDRTATGVLQGTASAAEKLVTKIQQIARQVERLTGLTANLLDVSRAVAGRLMIAPEDTDFGSVIEDVLDKFLEQAERADCELRVDLEPGCVGHWDRLRLDQIVTNLLSNAIKYGAGTPVELRLRSQGDSAMLTVKDFGIGIAIEDQTRVFERFERAVSSRHFGGLGLGLWIVRQVVTAMGGAITVKSEPGSGSEFTVVLPKMPPVQPQAAAGGQAS
- a CDS encoding YihY/virulence factor BrkB family protein codes for the protein MRREWKRNKLSDAAAALTFYGVLAFFPFLLIIVALAGLVIQPAQVQALVGELGRAAPQAFSQLPSEQLAELTSGPRRGLLTFSALAAVWSATAGVVNLMKALNTAYGVTEGRPRWKVYGLALGMVLMGVVLALLAGLVAVAAPALATRLGHPWTMLAGWLRLPLAALLMMILWGTLYSVLPDTRRRARFIIPGSVVGVLVWLAASLGFSAYVSHVSTFGITYGALGGIVVLLLWMWISSLALMLGAELNAVLASQRSEDKS
- a CDS encoding LysR family transcriptional regulator, which gives rise to MDDLNDLTAFLTVAREGGFRSAARAAGTSASRLGDAIRRLEARLGVRLLHRTTRSVTPTDAGKRLLERISPALGEVRAALDGVNDFRDRPAGRLKLNVPTAVAKLVLPRIVPPFLAKYPDIRVEVVADERRIDVVAEGFDAGVRYGQSLEKDMVAVPIGPRVQRYAAAASPAYLARRGQPTHPRELLEHDCLAWRFSNGPLHAWEFERSGETVHVEPKGPLVAGFGGATDFAVHAAVAGCGIIYLFEDWLRPFLDRGELVPVLQPWWLSFSGPFLYYPGRRYLPTPLRAFVDFIKTPPPAARAGPRRRGASNAR
- a CDS encoding endonuclease/exonuclease/phosphatase family protein; this encodes MKTHALKHRGAPPKWSARMIAGAALLLLPAATWAAEDAWVPDHAHATFFRNNTLQDFTVQAMSQVSTTSGCFVAPEDYKFTNGTQNVPVGAGRVTEVLNIDDTDHCLESGDVWRFVLAMNGCPTTHEFRVRGDGALSVRGIPFVTSPLLTSLDFCGTLVPTRLFARGSYYESGVYITLGVDPYSGLGPTRQPSDPDQLTVTSYNTYLGTASKPERCERADAMARVLPQLDTDVLVLEEMNLREADCFDGVELAAYLWTGDMTSTNDDHIENDSYARSTSGSGTSPNGDDKYGPANGAFPYISQFVSGIPVNGFEFETGGVVILSKYPVTMIANRTYGDRSTPEQKGFIVARIHKSVLGAGARDYYIVATHTDSDADYRQPQIWELSTQLSQLVANQRIPAGARVILAGDLNTTAKQGELSPLAVDVQYSPGPGTESYGQQTLASYYPYSRDSRVNFYHNTGSTGTIDWVLPMSVPTGGYDFADPRSFSWHVFPIRETRFKFAELSDHFAVTGRFTY
- the sitA5 gene encoding SitA5 family polymorphic toxin; its protein translation is MNPREVGALFLVLLVACSGTPRVVYPDGEFSESTPAAARYEVRVISQDTGQPEPVVVPQQDFQRAMRMLASEIAPSTDPQELGRWLMEGELRANLRADLEGQRVVRLMPLEDDSPLEAASVAELGRGYQRMCQRDYGGGDCLGLYTDGPTLTREDLRTLGLALALRGVLQETRASLKDMVSPAVLVSMVVWTGCFYLLLWLLPEPVSKVLAASLTVALLAWLPVQAVWSLMDGWGALVQEVDRATSYAQIEQASERFRKVMGENTARVLVLLVTTVLSGGAARFAAKLPKLPGFERAAAWAEARGLRLAAAAEVEAVAAAEEQTFTLMVRRPGSSGAVAAGETAAARASVTTLIRHRGGNQQVFLENGQRWHLRPGQSSNEIPLSDPVGDRLVESAVRYRNQWGPDKFTEQQAQAIRNARATGNYLKARITERMFRGQWVEKMLRREFNQLRWNDKGVDAVDPATGIQYEVLSGTRSNLELHGRRLAQSFFRMIPF